One genomic window of Gossypium hirsutum isolate 1008001.06 chromosome D11, Gossypium_hirsutum_v2.1, whole genome shotgun sequence includes the following:
- the LOC107948937 gene encoding presenilin-like protein At1g08700, with product MESSILESIGQEIIGVMSPVSLCMLLVVLLVYSLSDSNPFSSSSAPIRTAANLVYLENPSDTTAQKLEGALLNALVFVILIAIVTFVLVLLYYYNFTNFLKNYMRFSAFFVLGTMGGSIFLSIIQHFSIPIDSITCFLLLFNYTIVGVLSMFSGGMPIVLRQGYMVSLGIIVATWFTKLPEWTTWVLLVALALYDLVAVLAPGGPLKLLVELASSRDEELPALVYEARPTVSRNEGNPRSTLGHLVAGVSDSGSVELQAVSNNNVRRDGAENRRSPEYTAIQVRNLEYVEGERNRDEGERSPLVGHSRERYSSDSNSSEYSTVIHNRESEASVDEEMSPLVDLLGMDNEREHERRDSVVASRGIKLGLGDFVFYSVLVGRAAMYDLMTVYACYLAIISGLGCTLILLSVCHRALPALPISITLGVIFYFLTRLLMEPFVVGMATNLMMF from the exons ATGGAGTCGAGCATCTTAGAATCAATCGGCCAAGAAATCATCGGCGTGATGTCCCCAGTCTCTCTTTGCATGCTCTTAGTTGTCCTTCTCGTTTACTCCCTCTCAGATTCCAACCCTTTCTCTTCTTCCTCTGCTCCCATCCGTACAGCTGCCAATCTCGTTTACCTCGAAAATCCCTCTGATACCACTGCTCAGAAACTGGAGGGAGCGTTGCTCAATGCCTTGGTCTTCGTTATCCTCATTGCCATCGTTACCTTTGTTCTTGTGCTGCTTTATTACTATAACTTCACTAATTTTTTGAAGAACTATATGCGATTCTCGGCTTTTTTTGTTCTCG GTACAATGGGTGGTTCTATCTTTTTGTCGATAATTCAGCATTTCTCAATACCGATTGACTCAATTACGTGCTTTCTGCTGCTTTTCAATTATACCATTGTCGGGGTGTTATCCATGTTTTCTGGTGGGATGCCTATTGTTTTGAGACAGGGATATATGGTATCGCTGGGGATAATTGTGGCAACATGGTTTACCAAATTGCCGGAGTGGACTACATGGGTTTTGCTGGTTGCATTGGCTTTGTATGATTTGGTGGCAGTTTTGGCTCCTGGTGGCCCCCTTAAGTTGTTGGTGGAGTTGGCCTCAAGCCGTGATGAGGAATTACCAGCTTTGGTATATGAAGCTCGACCTACAGTTTCTCGCAATGAGGGAAATCCGCGGTCGACTTTGGGGCATCTTGTTGCTGGAGTTTCAGATTCTGGGTCAGTTGAGTTGCAGGCTGTGTCAAATAATAATGTCCGCAGAGATGGGGCTGAAAATCGTAGGAGTCCTGAGTACACTGCTATCCAGGTTAGAAATTTGGAGTATGTGGAAGGTGAAAGAAATAGAGATGAAGGTGAGAGGTCGCCTTTGGTTGGTCATTCAAGAGAAAGGTATTCATCAGATAGTAACTCATCAGAATATTCTACTGTCATTCACAATAGAGAATCCGAGGCTTCTGTGGATGAGGAAATGTCTCCTCTTGTTGACCTGTTGGGGATGGACAATGAGAGAGAGCATGAAAGGAGGGATTCAGTGGTTGCAAGTAGAGGTATCAAGCTTGGTCTCGGAGActttgtgttttatagtgttcTGGTAGGCAGGGCAGCCATGTATGATCTGATGACTGTATATGCATGTTATCTTGCCATTATCTCAGGACTTGGGTGCACTCTTATTTTGTTATCTGTGTGCCACCGAGCACTGCCTGCCCTCCCCATATCCATTACATTGGGTGTCATTTTTTACTTCTTGACTCGATTGTTAATGGAACCTTTTGTTGTTGGAATGGCAACAAATTTAATGATGTTTTAG